A portion of the Francisella uliginis genome contains these proteins:
- a CDS encoding PhoH family protein has translation MNRTQFVLEPYNYDSMMQLCGNLDENIRAIENYFNVEIKHRADEFEISSDSSANNTQAKRFIKSCYAEILAGNTELDLEQITTILNATAKEKTPQAKSKKKIEEAEVQLRSKKLKARTHNQAIYLDNIKNNFVTFGVGPAGTGKTYMAIACAVSAYEKGEVRRIVLVRPAVEAGEKLGFLPGDLTQKIDPYLRPMYDALFDFMGVEKVTKLIEKQAIEIAPLAYMRGRTINDSFIVLDESQNTTKEQMKMFLTRIGFNTTAVITGDITQVDLPKNVTSGLRHALSILDNIDGVAISYLKSVDIVRHQIVQKIVNAYDKYENKD, from the coding sequence ATGAATAGAACTCAATTTGTTTTAGAACCATATAATTATGATTCCATGATGCAACTTTGTGGTAATCTTGATGAGAATATTCGTGCTATCGAAAATTATTTTAACGTTGAAATAAAACATCGTGCTGATGAGTTTGAAATATCAAGTGATTCAAGTGCTAATAATACTCAGGCAAAGAGATTTATCAAATCTTGCTACGCTGAGATCTTAGCAGGAAATACAGAATTAGATTTAGAGCAAATTACAACTATTCTAAATGCAACAGCAAAAGAAAAAACCCCTCAAGCAAAATCTAAAAAGAAGATTGAAGAAGCCGAAGTACAGCTTAGAAGCAAAAAGCTTAAAGCTCGTACACACAATCAAGCAATATACCTTGATAATATCAAAAATAATTTTGTAACTTTTGGTGTTGGACCAGCTGGTACTGGTAAAACATATATGGCTATAGCTTGTGCGGTATCGGCTTATGAGAAAGGTGAAGTTCGAAGAATTGTACTTGTGCGCCCTGCTGTTGAAGCTGGTGAAAAACTTGGATTTTTACCTGGCGATCTTACACAAAAGATTGATCCATATTTACGCCCTATGTATGATGCTCTTTTTGACTTCATGGGTGTTGAAAAAGTTACAAAACTAATCGAGAAGCAAGCTATAGAGATTGCTCCATTAGCATATATGCGTGGTAGAACAATTAATGACTCTTTTATCGTACTTGATGAAAGTCAAAACACTACAAAAGAGCAAATGAAGATGTTTCTAACAAGGATTGGTTTTAATACTACAGCTGTTATAACTGGTGATATTACTCAAGTTGATTTACCTAAAAATGTAACTTCTGGTTTAAGACATGCTTTATCGATTCTTGATAATATTGATGGTGTTGCTATTAGCTATCTAAAATCAGTAGATATTGTGCGCCATCAAATAGTTCAAAAAATTGTTAATGCTTATGATAAGTATGAGAATAAGGATTAA
- the miaB gene encoding tRNA (N6-isopentenyl adenosine(37)-C2)-methylthiotransferase MiaB: MKEQKKVFIKTLGCQMNEYDSARMHEVLDENFHTVKTDDYKDADIILINTCSIREKAQEKVFHELGRWKNLKKTKEDLVIGVGGCVASQEGENIIKRAPFVDLVFGPQTIHRLPEMIKQKKQTQQSQVDISFPEVEKFDYLPEPKAEGAKAFVSIMEGCDKYCSYCVVPYTRGPEVNRPFEDVLAECAILAEQGVKEITLLGQNVNHYLGPMENGQIADLALLIHFIAEIDGVERIRFTTSHPVEFSQNLIDAYGSVPELANHLHLPVQHGSDRILTNMKRNHTILEFKQKIRKLRAIRPDITISSDFIVGFPGETEEDFQKLLDLVKDVNFDQSFSFIYSKRPGTPASDLPDDTPMEVKKDRLKRLQDLLNSNSQIISRQMVGTKQRILVEGTSKKDDDVLAGRTENNRIVNFKGDKSLIGQFTTVTITESLPNSLRGELV; the protein is encoded by the coding sequence ATGAAAGAACAAAAAAAGGTTTTTATAAAAACTTTAGGCTGTCAAATGAATGAGTATGACTCGGCTAGAATGCATGAGGTTCTAGATGAAAACTTTCATACCGTAAAGACAGATGATTATAAAGATGCTGATATCATTCTAATCAATACATGTTCTATTAGAGAAAAGGCTCAAGAGAAAGTATTTCATGAGCTAGGAAGATGGAAAAATCTTAAAAAAACTAAAGAAGACCTAGTTATAGGTGTTGGTGGTTGTGTTGCATCTCAAGAAGGTGAAAATATCATTAAAAGAGCCCCATTTGTTGATTTAGTTTTTGGTCCACAGACTATTCATAGACTTCCAGAAATGATCAAACAGAAAAAACAAACTCAACAATCTCAAGTTGATATATCATTCCCAGAGGTTGAGAAATTTGACTATTTGCCTGAACCAAAGGCTGAAGGTGCTAAAGCATTTGTTTCTATCATGGAAGGATGTGATAAATATTGTTCATACTGCGTAGTTCCTTATACTAGAGGACCTGAAGTAAACAGACCTTTTGAAGATGTGTTAGCTGAGTGTGCTATATTAGCAGAGCAAGGTGTTAAAGAAATCACTCTATTAGGACAAAACGTAAATCATTACTTAGGTCCAATGGAAAACGGTCAAATAGCTGATCTTGCATTATTGATACATTTTATTGCTGAGATAGATGGTGTTGAGAGAATTAGATTTACAACATCTCACCCTGTTGAGTTTTCACAAAACCTAATTGATGCTTATGGTAGTGTTCCAGAATTGGCAAACCACCTACATCTACCAGTACAGCATGGTTCTGATAGAATTCTTACAAATATGAAGAGAAACCATACTATCCTAGAATTCAAACAGAAGATCAGAAAGTTAAGAGCTATTCGTCCAGATATTACAATTTCATCTGACTTTATCGTTGGTTTCCCTGGTGAGACAGAAGAAGACTTTCAAAAGCTTCTTGATCTAGTAAAAGATGTCAACTTTGACCAATCATTTAGCTTTATCTATAGTAAGCGTCCAGGTACTCCAGCTTCTGATCTACCTGATGATACTCCTATGGAAGTAAAAAAAGATAGACTAAAAAGATTGCAAGACTTACTAAATAGCAATTCTCAGATAATCTCTAGACAAATGGTTGGTACAAAACAACGTATTCTTGTTGAAGGTACATCTAAGAAAGATGATGATGTTTTAGCTGGTAGAACTGAAAATAATAGAATTGTTAACTTTAAAGGCGATAAATCTTTGATTGGTCAGTTTACTACGGTTACAATAACAGAAAGCCTACCAAATTCTCTAAGAGGAGAGCTTGTTTAA
- a CDS encoding O-methyltransferase — MKQNQFTQDDIWQYCLDHTSDLSTDLNQLSLQTKEQVHGAQMLSEKIVTKLLQFFVFANKAKVCVDVGTFTGMSAIAMAEISANIEVYTIDRSNQSGERVAKEFISKYPNIKYLEGNAIDILPNLPDNIDIAFIDADKKQTQSYFDILINKISDNGIIIVDDILWRAEVLDPQDKRAKALDEFNKYVNQRNDLETLVLPIRHGINIIRKV, encoded by the coding sequence ATGAAGCAAAATCAATTTACTCAGGATGATATTTGGCAATATTGTCTTGATCATACTAGTGATCTGTCTACAGACCTTAATCAATTAAGTTTACAAACAAAAGAACAAGTTCATGGCGCTCAAATGCTATCTGAAAAAATAGTTACTAAATTACTTCAGTTCTTTGTATTTGCAAATAAAGCTAAAGTCTGTGTCGATGTTGGTACATTTACAGGAATGTCAGCTATAGCTATGGCTGAGATTTCAGCGAATATTGAGGTGTATACTATTGATAGGTCTAATCAATCAGGTGAAAGAGTTGCAAAAGAATTTATTTCAAAATATCCAAATATAAAATATCTTGAGGGAAACGCAATAGATATATTGCCAAATCTACCTGATAATATAGATATAGCATTTATTGATGCTGATAAAAAACAAACACAAAGCTACTTTGATATTTTGATAAATAAAATATCCGATAACGGTATAATCATAGTAGATGATATTTTATGGCGAGCAGAAGTTTTAGATCCTCAGGATAAGCGCGCTAAAGCTCTTGATGAGTTTAATAAGTATGTAAATCAAAGAAATGATTTAGAGACATTAGTTTTACCAATCCGTCATGGTATTAATATTATTAGAAAAGTTTAG
- a CDS encoding HAD family acid phosphatase: MILKKVNLALFLVAGASSSVFAVGCNPNVDGVKWYHVSAEKKALYHQAYNVASQKIKHEVKKDKLKKDSWGVILDIDETVLDNSANEYGNYKNYRFNEDMLKKGNAVATPGAAKFTHLIHKLGGYVSFVTNRGGNDKKEFDATVKNLKQQHIYFDQVLFSNKNDGKEQFNKNPRFKAVQTGEYNKNLIFTNKLPAHKVIAYFGDNIQDFPNMKQQSMQKADSKAFKKFGSKYFIMPNPMYGSWQ; the protein is encoded by the coding sequence ATGATATTGAAAAAAGTAAATTTAGCATTATTTTTAGTTGCAGGAGCTTCAAGTTCTGTATTTGCAGTTGGTTGTAATCCTAATGTTGATGGTGTTAAGTGGTATCATGTTTCAGCTGAGAAAAAAGCTCTATATCATCAAGCTTATAATGTTGCGAGTCAAAAAATAAAGCATGAAGTTAAAAAAGATAAACTTAAGAAAGACTCATGGGGCGTTATACTAGATATCGATGAAACTGTATTAGATAACTCTGCAAATGAATATGGTAACTATAAGAACTATCGATTTAATGAAGATATGCTTAAAAAAGGAAATGCTGTAGCTACTCCTGGGGCTGCAAAATTTACTCATTTAATACATAAATTAGGTGGTTATGTAAGTTTTGTTACTAATAGAGGTGGTAATGATAAAAAAGAATTTGATGCTACTGTTAAAAACTTAAAACAGCAACATATTTATTTTGACCAAGTTCTTTTTTCAAATAAAAATGATGGTAAAGAGCAGTTTAATAAAAATCCAAGATTTAAGGCTGTGCAAACAGGAGAGTATAATAAAAATTTAATATTTACTAATAAATTACCAGCTCATAAAGTTATAGCTTATTTTGGTGATAATATTCAAGATTTTCCTAATATGAAGCAACAAAGTATGCAAAAAGCTGATTCCAAAGCATTTAAGAAGTTTGGTTCTAAATATTTTATTATGCCAAATCCAATGTATGGTAGCTGGCAGTAA
- a CDS encoding thymidine kinase, whose product MAKLYFRYSSMDAGKTLDLLKVAYNYEDRGRKSLILTSAVDKRAGLNKVKSRIGIDQDAYSLTDQDNIYNFVQKYNQQESVDCVLIDEIHFFKPDQVWQLAEVVDDLNIPVICYGLRTNYLGQPFETAALLLAIADTLEEVKTICHCGKKASFNMMVQNGQAIKEGDPIVVDDDSLKETDTKYVSVCRKHWKHGVYE is encoded by the coding sequence GTGGCAAAATTATATTTTAGATATTCATCAATGGATGCAGGTAAGACCTTAGATCTTTTAAAGGTTGCTTATAACTATGAAGATCGTGGCAGAAAATCACTAATTTTAACTTCTGCAGTGGATAAAAGAGCAGGGTTAAATAAAGTCAAATCACGTATAGGTATTGATCAAGATGCTTACTCTCTAACAGATCAAGATAATATCTATAACTTTGTACAAAAGTATAATCAGCAAGAGTCTGTAGATTGTGTGTTAATCGATGAGATACATTTCTTTAAGCCTGATCAAGTCTGGCAGCTAGCAGAAGTTGTTGATGATCTAAATATTCCGGTAATTTGTTATGGTTTACGGACTAATTATCTAGGCCAACCTTTTGAGACAGCAGCTTTATTATTAGCTATAGCTGATACACTAGAAGAGGTTAAAACAATTTGTCACTGTGGTAAGAAAGCCAGTTTTAATATGATGGTGCAAAATGGCCAAGCTATAAAAGAGGGTGATCCTATAGTTGTTGATGATGACTCCTTAAAAGAGACAGATACTAAATATGTTTCAGTATGTCGTAAGCATTGGAAACATGGAGTTTACGAGTAA
- a CDS encoding tetratricopeptide repeat protein, with protein sequence MSEQDNIPETPKEETKSLVSKKKKIIRILIGVAVVGVCAIGVNSYMDYSHQAFLQQHSKAIADINNKNVKGYEAAFEILKDLADDDEATASDYYYLGYLYQYGFGTQKNYSYAYKYYKKANTAQAFYQIAILYKYGQGVNKDNKKALEYFKKAYKAGNKKAIAGLAVFLEANPNLISTTDPELIYQIYLEYKSNKITEKKPGDKDKYLSIAASRGYEPAIIEQARIFEKNKNYHRALMLWQTLLYSSNPKVADLAEKEIAKSETLVRKQRQKELEEQTAKQEKMQKKPLDQDKNKDENKDKKLQEKIKINRKIGLTIPKRELKNLDGLVYINLFNTDREKLQNFYRNISGIEIEKDWIINSKDSNSSYINNLIDLSNFKHNKSSLRFDFGDNNNTNKYEGLIYYFYNNENEFIQNIVNNIIQNKPKQSSLTPKTNDDRLSADESSDKDIKENSKAKQEDILNQMKKAEALKQQQQNQQQSRTDQNKQQKKEAQQLTYKEKIQRMQVFAQKGDYKELYKLEHAASNGDVYAIYYTGIYYYNLKDYKKAMGYFEEAASKNYGPAYYELGNMYYDEQENGISYDKQKAKMYYKKAANLGVKNAEHILMLMD encoded by the coding sequence ATGTCTGAACAAGATAATATACCTGAAACTCCTAAAGAAGAAACTAAGTCACTAGTATCAAAAAAGAAAAAAATTATTAGGATTCTAATTGGGGTAGCAGTCGTAGGTGTTTGCGCTATAGGGGTTAATAGCTATATGGACTATAGTCATCAAGCATTTTTACAACAGCACTCAAAAGCTATTGCTGATATTAACAATAAAAACGTAAAGGGCTATGAAGCAGCTTTTGAAATACTAAAAGATCTGGCAGATGACGATGAGGCGACTGCCTCGGATTATTATTATCTTGGATATTTATATCAATATGGTTTTGGAACACAGAAAAATTATTCATATGCTTATAAATATTATAAAAAAGCTAATACTGCTCAAGCTTTTTATCAAATAGCTATATTATACAAATATGGCCAAGGCGTAAATAAAGATAATAAAAAAGCTCTAGAGTATTTCAAAAAAGCATATAAAGCAGGTAATAAAAAAGCTATTGCTGGTTTAGCAGTTTTTCTCGAAGCTAATCCTAATCTAATATCAACAACTGATCCAGAGCTTATATACCAAATATATTTAGAGTATAAATCTAATAAAATAACTGAAAAGAAACCTGGTGATAAAGATAAATACCTTTCAATTGCGGCATCTAGAGGTTATGAACCTGCGATTATAGAACAAGCAAGAATCTTTGAGAAAAACAAGAATTATCACAGAGCATTAATGCTTTGGCAAACTCTGCTTTATAGCTCTAACCCAAAAGTAGCAGACCTTGCTGAAAAAGAAATTGCTAAATCTGAAACTTTGGTAAGAAAACAACGCCAAAAAGAATTAGAGGAACAAACAGCTAAACAAGAGAAAATGCAAAAAAAACCTCTAGATCAAGATAAAAATAAAGATGAGAATAAGGATAAAAAGTTACAAGAAAAAATTAAAATTAATAGAAAAATTGGCCTAACTATACCTAAGCGGGAGCTTAAGAACTTAGATGGGTTAGTATATATTAATCTTTTTAATACTGATAGAGAGAAGCTACAAAACTTTTATAGAAATATATCTGGTATAGAAATTGAGAAAGACTGGATAATAAACTCAAAAGATAGCAACTCTAGTTATATTAACAACCTAATCGATCTTTCAAATTTTAAGCATAATAAATCATCATTGAGATTTGACTTTGGTGACAACAATAATACCAACAAATATGAAGGTCTAATATATTATTTCTATAATAATGAAAATGAATTTATTCAAAATATAGTTAATAATATAATTCAAAATAAACCTAAGCAATCATCTCTAACTCCAAAAACAAATGATGACAGGCTATCCGCAGATGAGTCTTCAGACAAAGATATTAAAGAAAACTCAAAAGCAAAACAAGAAGATATTCTGAATCAGATGAAAAAAGCAGAGGCTTTAAAACAACAGCAACAAAATCAGCAGCAGTCACGTACAGATCAGAATAAACAACAGAAGAAAGAGGCACAACAGCTAACATATAAAGAAAAAATTCAAAGAATGCAGGTTTTTGCTCAAAAGGGAGACTACAAAGAGTTATATAAACTTGAACATGCCGCTAGCAATGGTGATGTTTATGCAATCTACTATACTGGAATTTATTACTATAATCTTAAAGATTATAAAAAAGCCATGGGATATTTTGAAGAAGCTGCTAGTAAGAATTATGGTCCTGCATATTATGAGTTAGGCAACATGTACTACGATGAGCAAGAAAATGGCATATCTTATGACAAGCAAAAAGCAAAGATGTATTATAAAAAAGCTGCTAATTTAGGTGTTAAAAATGCTGAGCATATTTTAATGCTTATGGATTAA
- a CDS encoding thiamine diphosphokinase — MSQAILFLNGKVDLEFCEQYIKSNLNNLPIYCADGAYGKINKSNQLNSKIKKVIGDFDSFEKINSELFLVDKDQYSTDFEKSLNYISSQGASKVFVFGASEGEMDHFLCNISIAKSYMRKINIEFVDRYSRYFFIPKNFSITGVIGKMFSVMPFGSAEDIYYNGLRYPLSGESLSIDTTTGARNYATEDRVEISYTSGDILLFISHAKYKDRLNAIL, encoded by the coding sequence ATGTCTCAAGCTATACTTTTTCTTAATGGTAAAGTTGATCTAGAATTTTGTGAACAATATATAAAAAGTAATCTTAATAATTTACCAATTTATTGTGCTGATGGTGCATATGGAAAAATAAATAAATCTAATCAATTAAACTCGAAAATTAAAAAAGTAATTGGCGACTTTGATTCATTTGAGAAGATAAACAGTGAATTATTTTTAGTTGATAAAGATCAATATTCTACTGATTTTGAAAAATCCCTTAACTATATAAGTTCTCAAGGAGCTTCAAAAGTATTTGTATTTGGAGCTTCTGAAGGCGAGATGGATCATTTTTTATGTAATATCTCCATAGCTAAAAGTTATATGAGAAAAATTAATATAGAGTTTGTTGATAGATATTCTAGATATTTTTTTATACCAAAGAACTTCTCTATAACAGGTGTTATAGGCAAGATGTTTTCAGTGATGCCTTTTGGATCTGCAGAAGATATATATTATAATGGTTTAAGGTATCCTTTAAGCGGAGAAAGCTTAAGTATAGATACAACTACAGGCGCAAGAAATTATGCTACAGAAGATAGAGTCGAAATCTCATATACTTCTGGGGATATTTTATTGTTTATATCGCATGCAAAATATAAGGATAGATTAAATGCTATTTTGTAA
- the pgi gene encoding glucose-6-phosphate isomerase: MLFCNDAKKQLKQQDVNLKKEFEKDNDRVNKLSLTHDGIYFDFSKNLINDSILTDLLKSAENSKLKEKISQMFVGEKINSTENRAVLHTALRDFSDSPLIVDGQDIRQEVKQEKQRVKELVEKVTSGSWKGFSGKKITDVVNIGIGGSDLGPKMVVRALQPYHCTGLNVHFVSNVDADSLLQALHVVDPETTLFIVASKSFSTEETLLNSMSAREWLLDHYEDSKAVANHFVAISSKLDKVEEFGIDLEHCYKMWDWVGGRYSLWSSIGMSIAFAIGYDNFEELLAGAYSVDKHFKEVDFSKNIPVIMGLLGSYYSCAYNSQSQALLPYDERLCYFVDYLQQADMESNGKSVDLLGQTVDYQTGVVLWGGVGTNGQHAFHQLLHQGNVFIPVDFVAIANSHHNYQNHQQALLANCFAQSQALMSGQSYEMVYNELLNSGLSESEAKKLAPHKVIPGNRPSTTILLEELCPYSLGELIALYEHKIFVQGVLWDINSYDQWGVELGKKLGKNILKAMDDGSSDEYKHLDESTKQLIAKVKS, encoded by the coding sequence ATGCTATTTTGTAATGATGCTAAGAAGCAGCTAAAGCAACAAGACGTTAATTTAAAAAAAGAATTTGAAAAAGATAATGATCGAGTTAATAAGCTATCGTTGACTCATGATGGTATATATTTTGATTTTTCAAAGAATCTTATTAATGATTCGATTTTGACAGATTTATTAAAGTCTGCTGAAAACTCAAAACTCAAAGAAAAAATTTCACAGATGTTTGTAGGTGAAAAAATTAACTCTACCGAAAATAGAGCTGTACTACATACTGCATTACGTGATTTTTCAGACTCTCCTTTGATTGTCGATGGTCAAGATATTCGCCAAGAAGTCAAACAAGAAAAACAGCGAGTAAAAGAGCTTGTTGAAAAAGTTACATCTGGAAGTTGGAAAGGTTTCTCTGGTAAGAAGATTACAGATGTTGTAAATATTGGTATTGGCGGTTCTGATTTAGGGCCCAAGATGGTGGTTAGAGCCTTACAGCCTTATCATTGTACAGGTCTTAATGTGCATTTTGTCTCAAATGTGGATGCTGATTCTTTATTACAGGCCCTGCATGTTGTTGATCCTGAGACTACTTTATTTATAGTAGCTTCAAAATCCTTCTCTACTGAGGAAACTCTTTTAAATTCTATGTCAGCTAGAGAATGGTTACTTGATCACTATGAAGATTCTAAAGCTGTGGCTAATCATTTTGTTGCTATATCAAGTAAATTAGATAAGGTTGAAGAATTTGGTATAGACCTAGAACATTGTTATAAAATGTGGGACTGGGTTGGTGGCCGCTATTCGCTATGGTCATCTATAGGAATGTCGATAGCTTTTGCTATAGGCTATGATAATTTTGAGGAATTACTAGCTGGAGCGTATTCAGTTGATAAGCATTTTAAAGAAGTTGATTTTAGTAAAAATATTCCAGTTATAATGGGATTGTTAGGTAGTTATTACTCATGTGCTTATAATAGTCAATCTCAGGCGTTATTACCTTATGATGAAAGATTATGTTACTTTGTAGACTATCTTCAGCAGGCTGATATGGAAAGCAATGGTAAATCTGTAGATTTACTTGGACAAACTGTTGACTATCAAACAGGAGTAGTTCTGTGGGGTGGTGTTGGTACAAATGGACAACATGCTTTTCATCAATTACTACATCAAGGTAATGTTTTTATTCCAGTAGATTTTGTCGCTATTGCAAACAGTCATCATAATTACCAAAATCATCAACAAGCCTTACTTGCTAACTGTTTTGCACAGTCTCAAGCACTAATGTCTGGACAATCGTATGAGATGGTTTATAATGAGCTCTTAAATTCTGGGTTAAGTGAGTCTGAAGCTAAGAAATTAGCTCCTCATAAAGTAATACCAGGTAATAGACCAAGCACTACTATTTTATTGGAAGAGCTATGCCCATACTCTTTAGGAGAGTTGATAGCGTTGTATGAACATAAAATATTTGTTCAAGGCGTTTTATGGGACATTAATAGCTATGATCAATGGGGTGTTGAGCTTGGTAAGAAGTTGGGAAAAAATATTTTAAAAGCTATGGATGATGGTTCATCTGATGAGTATAAGCACTTAGATGAGTCAACTAAGCAGTTAATAGCAAAGGTGAAAAGTTAG
- a CDS encoding pilus assembly FimT family protein has protein sequence MSISKKKGFSLVEVMVVIAIMTILMMAAISSFTFYYKTFAETRLTNLQKMVEFAVIKARTDSKTVIVCAATPDSFDSSGKLDENSFSCANSTSWNDEPIIAFESEDGTEIYNATNDKIIANLPQGHRGHLFLNLSGSPSYVKISPNGFMATGNGNITYCDKSNKYQAALIINLVGRVVYTDSQTKEGGGLYTCE, from the coding sequence ATGAGTATTAGTAAAAAGAAAGGTTTTTCATTAGTTGAGGTTATGGTAGTTATTGCTATTATGACAATACTTATGATGGCTGCTATTAGCTCCTTTACTTTTTACTATAAAACATTTGCTGAGACACGCCTTACAAACTTACAAAAAATGGTTGAATTTGCTGTTATAAAAGCGCGTACTGATAGTAAAACTGTTATTGTATGTGCTGCAACACCGGATAGCTTTGATTCAAGTGGTAAGTTAGATGAGAATAGTTTTAGTTGTGCTAACTCAACATCATGGAATGATGAACCTATAATTGCATTTGAAAGTGAAGATGGTACAGAAATTTATAATGCAACTAACGATAAGATAATAGCAAATTTGCCTCAAGGACATAGGGGACATCTTTTTTTAAACTTATCAGGTAGTCCAAGTTATGTGAAAATAAGTCCGAATGGATTTATGGCAACAGGAAATGGAAATATTACATATTGTGATAAATCAAACAAGTATCAAGCAGCTCTAATTATTAACTTAGTAGGTAGAGTTGTTTATACAGATAGTCAAACTAAAGAAGGTGGCGGACTGTATACTTGTGAATAG
- the greA gene encoding transcription elongation factor GreA, with protein MTNGRIPMTPVGEQALRAELDQLKKVERPNIIEAIAEARDHGDLKENAEYHAAREKQGIIEGRIKDIESKLSNAQVIDVTKISANGMVIFGSTVTVMNVDTEEETTYKIVGEDEANIDNHKISVAAPLARALIKKEEGDEVVLDTPKGKVTYEIVEVEYI; from the coding sequence ATGACTAATGGTAGAATACCTATGACTCCAGTAGGAGAGCAGGCTTTAAGAGCAGAGTTAGATCAACTTAAAAAAGTTGAAAGACCTAATATTATTGAAGCTATTGCTGAAGCACGTGATCATGGTGATTTAAAAGAAAATGCTGAGTATCATGCTGCAAGAGAGAAACAGGGTATTATAGAGGGTAGAATTAAAGATATCGAATCAAAGCTATCTAATGCTCAAGTTATTGATGTGACAAAAATTTCTGCTAATGGCATGGTTATTTTTGGTTCAACTGTTACAGTTATGAACGTGGATACGGAAGAAGAAACAACTTATAAAATTGTTGGTGAAGATGAAGCAAATATAGATAATCATAAAATATCTGTAGCAGCACCTCTTGCTCGTGCTTTAATAAAGAAAGAAGAAGGTGATGAAGTTGTTTTAGATACACCAAAAGGTAAAGTAACTTACGAAATAGTAGAAGTAGAATATATATAA